A genomic stretch from Streptomyces venezuelae ATCC 10712 includes:
- a CDS encoding aminotransferase class I/II-fold pyridoxal phosphate-dependent enzyme, with product MRQTAPDGRGPVRYGPPATDTGLPVLPGLAGLLAAAAGRTAPEPPGGGPVLREAAAGYWWRRGLRTHPEDVVAGPGAPALLLALVAAHGGDLLLPRPCPAWWTPQARLLGRPTYHVPTPAEAGGVPDPYALMETVRRIRAEGGDPRVLLLSVADDPTGTVAPPELVREACEAAVAEGLHVISDETWRDTRHHPEDTVLLSPAEMCPDDVTILSDLGGALAPAAWPCAVARFPPTDPSRADRWTDRRARVLDVLTALGAVVPGPVAPAAAHALDEPEDVTVRARRAAAVHGRLAGAAHRAVLAAGALARPPQAGRHLYADLGPLRAGLAARGVTDSLELENHLTDRLGAPVTGGHRFGDELGALRVRFGTGMFLGRREEERAETLGARDPEELPHVARRLAEFGGALEELR from the coding sequence ATGCGGCAGACGGCTCCGGACGGCCGCGGCCCGGTGCGCTACGGCCCTCCGGCCACCGACACCGGGCTGCCCGTCCTGCCGGGGCTCGCCGGACTCCTCGCCGCCGCCGCGGGCCGGACCGCGCCCGAGCCGCCCGGCGGCGGCCCGGTGCTGCGCGAGGCCGCCGCCGGTTACTGGTGGCGGCGCGGCCTGCGCACCCACCCCGAGGACGTGGTCGCGGGACCCGGCGCCCCCGCCCTGCTCCTCGCCCTGGTCGCCGCCCACGGCGGCGACCTGCTGCTGCCCCGGCCCTGCCCCGCCTGGTGGACCCCGCAGGCCCGGCTCCTCGGCCGCCCGACGTACCACGTGCCGACCCCGGCCGAGGCCGGCGGCGTCCCCGACCCGTACGCCCTCATGGAGACCGTCCGCCGGATCCGCGCCGAGGGCGGCGACCCGCGCGTCCTGCTGCTCTCCGTCGCCGACGACCCCACCGGCACCGTCGCCCCGCCCGAACTCGTCCGCGAGGCCTGCGAGGCGGCCGTCGCTGAGGGCCTGCACGTCATCAGCGACGAGACCTGGCGCGACACCCGCCACCACCCCGAGGACACCGTGCTCCTCAGTCCCGCCGAGATGTGCCCGGACGACGTGACGATCCTCTCCGACCTCGGCGGCGCCCTCGCCCCGGCCGCCTGGCCCTGCGCCGTCGCCCGCTTCCCGCCCACCGACCCGTCCCGCGCCGACCGCTGGACCGACCGCCGGGCCCGCGTCCTCGACGTGCTCACCGCCCTCGGGGCCGTCGTGCCCGGGCCCGTCGCCCCCGCCGCCGCGCACGCCCTCGACGAGCCGGAGGACGTGACCGTACGCGCCCGGCGCGCCGCCGCCGTCCACGGGCGCCTCGCCGGGGCCGCGCACCGCGCCGTGCTCGCCGCCGGGGCCCTCGCCCGGCCGCCGCAGGCCGGCCGCCACCTCTACGCCGACCTCGGGCCGCTGCGGGCCGGTCTCGCCGCCCGGGGTGTCACCGACTCCCTGGAGCTGGAGAACCACCTCACCGACCGGCTCGGCGCCCCCGTGACCGGCGGCCACCGCTTCGGCGACGAGCTCGGCGCACTCCGGGTGAGGTTCGGTACCGGCATGTTCCTGGGCAGGAGGGAGGAGGAACGCGCCGAGACCCTCGGCGCACGGGACCCGGAGGAGCTGCCCCATGTGGCGCGGAGACTGGCCGAGTTCGGAGGAGCCCTGGAGGAACTCCGGTGA
- a CDS encoding MBL fold metallo-hydrolase, with amino-acid sequence MTERTAHPARAAQAPRAATAPAPPAPGLQPVGRLRSDWPRTFADRLTAPLPGVRALARFAREGAVRPRPEGLRDIPLLPFEPGPLPPAGPDTLAVTWAGHASWVLRIGGLTVLTDPVWSRRIFGTPARLTPVGVRWEDLPRVDAVVISHNHFDHLDAPTLKRLPRHTPVFVPAGLGRWFARRRFTRVTELDWWEAAELDGVRFDFVPAHHWSKRTLLDTCRSLWGGWVLTDRSGRRVHFAGDTGYGHWFAEIGRRYPGIDLALLPIGAYDPRWWLSDVHTDPEEAVRAHQDLGARRMAPMHWATFVLSSEPVLEPLTRVRAAWEQAGLSRDDLWDLPVGGSRVLVP; translated from the coding sequence ATGACGGAACGGACGGCACACCCCGCGCGCGCCGCACAGGCCCCCCGCGCCGCCACGGCCCCGGCGCCGCCCGCCCCCGGGCTCCAGCCGGTGGGCCGGCTGCGGTCCGACTGGCCCCGTACCTTCGCCGACCGGCTCACCGCCCCCCTCCCCGGCGTGCGTGCGCTGGCCCGCTTCGCCCGCGAGGGAGCCGTACGCCCCCGCCCCGAAGGCCTCCGCGACATCCCGCTGCTGCCCTTCGAGCCCGGCCCGCTCCCGCCGGCCGGGCCCGACACACTGGCCGTCACCTGGGCCGGGCACGCCAGCTGGGTGCTGCGGATCGGCGGGCTGACCGTCCTCACCGACCCCGTCTGGTCCCGCCGCATCTTCGGCACCCCCGCCCGGCTCACCCCGGTCGGCGTCCGCTGGGAGGACCTGCCGCGCGTCGACGCCGTCGTCATCAGCCACAACCACTTCGACCACCTCGACGCCCCCACCCTGAAGCGGCTGCCCCGGCACACCCCGGTCTTCGTCCCGGCCGGCCTCGGCCGCTGGTTCGCCCGCCGCCGGTTCACCCGGGTGACCGAGCTCGACTGGTGGGAGGCGGCCGAACTCGACGGCGTGCGCTTCGACTTCGTCCCCGCCCACCACTGGTCCAAGCGCACCCTCCTGGACACCTGCCGCTCCCTGTGGGGAGGCTGGGTGCTCACCGACCGGTCCGGCCGGCGCGTCCACTTCGCCGGGGACACCGGCTACGGCCACTGGTTCGCCGAGATCGGCCGCCGCTACCCCGGCATCGACCTGGCCCTGCTCCCCATCGGGGCCTACGACCCCCGCTGGTGGCTCAGCGACGTCCACACCGACCCGGAGGAGGCCGTCCGCGCCCACCAGGACCTGGGGGCCCGGCGGATGGCCCCGATGCACTGGGCGACCTTCGTGCTGTCCTCCGAGCCCGTCCTCGAACCCCTCACCCGGGTCAGGGCCGCCTGGGAGCAGGCCGGGCTGTCCCGCGATGACCTGTGGGACCTGCCGGTCGGCGGCTCACGGGTGCTCGTGCCCTGA
- a CDS encoding sulfite oxidase has product MQNPPVPARRSLLKVLAAAPAVSALGGLATAAPAHAAPTPAAPASGPLATPGLLSAPGIVKALPSEHFTVRGTNAEARFDAFGDTGALTPADRFFVRNHTSTPVLDAADWRLTLWGDGLHGRGPVHFTYGQLRDLPSVTRTALIECAGNGRSLYASQQGEPVTGTAWTLGAVGAARWRGVRLADVLRRAGIARDAVDLLPRGLDDPYVSGGIDYGRVRRPLPVAKAFDDVILAYEMNGEPLPYDHGHPVRLVVPSWVGIASIKWLGDIEVSTRPLSSPWSTDWYRLFGAAHPAGGSAPISRQTLKSAYQLPFGATLESGRVHRLTGRAWSALAPVRSVEVSTDGGAHWRRAHLHDTPRRDGWVRWSVPWRPRSTGPVTLLSRTTDTAGNTQPERAVHNTQGYLFNAVVRHPVTVV; this is encoded by the coding sequence GTGCAAAACCCGCCCGTGCCCGCCCGCCGCTCCCTGCTCAAGGTCCTCGCGGCGGCCCCCGCGGTCTCCGCGCTCGGCGGGCTCGCCACCGCCGCACCCGCACACGCCGCACCCACGCCCGCCGCGCCCGCCTCCGGGCCCCTCGCCACCCCGGGCCTCCTCTCCGCGCCCGGGATCGTCAAGGCCCTCCCGTCCGAGCACTTCACCGTCCGCGGCACCAACGCCGAAGCGCGCTTCGACGCCTTCGGGGACACCGGCGCGCTCACGCCCGCCGACCGGTTCTTCGTCCGCAACCACACCTCCACCCCCGTCCTCGACGCCGCCGACTGGCGGCTGACCCTCTGGGGCGACGGACTGCACGGCCGCGGCCCCGTCCACTTCACCTACGGCCAGCTCCGCGACCTGCCCTCCGTCACCCGTACGGCCCTGATCGAGTGCGCCGGAAACGGCCGCAGCCTCTACGCCAGCCAGCAGGGCGAACCGGTCACCGGCACCGCCTGGACCCTGGGCGCCGTCGGGGCCGCCCGCTGGCGCGGGGTGCGGCTCGCCGACGTGCTGCGGCGGGCCGGGATCGCGCGGGACGCCGTCGACCTCCTGCCGCGCGGCCTCGACGACCCGTACGTCTCCGGCGGGATCGACTACGGCCGGGTCCGCCGCCCGCTGCCGGTCGCCAAGGCCTTCGACGACGTCATCCTCGCGTACGAGATGAACGGCGAGCCCCTCCCGTACGACCACGGCCACCCCGTCCGGCTCGTCGTGCCCTCCTGGGTCGGCATCGCCTCCATCAAATGGCTCGGCGACATCGAGGTCTCCACCCGGCCGCTGAGCTCGCCCTGGTCCACCGACTGGTACCGCCTCTTCGGCGCCGCCCACCCGGCCGGAGGCAGCGCCCCGATCAGCCGCCAGACGCTCAAGTCCGCCTACCAGCTGCCGTTCGGCGCCACCCTGGAGTCCGGCCGCGTCCACCGCCTCACCGGCCGCGCCTGGTCCGCCCTCGCGCCCGTGCGCTCGGTCGAGGTGTCCACCGACGGCGGCGCCCACTGGCGGCGCGCCCACCTCCACGACACGCCGCGCCGGGACGGCTGGGTGCGCTGGAGCGTGCCGTGGCGCCCGCGGAGCACCGGACCCGTCACCCTGCTCTCCCGCACCACCGACACCGCCGGCAACACCCAGCCCGAGCGGGCCGTCCACAACACGCAGGGCTACCTCTTCAACGCCGTCGTGCGCCACCCGGTGACCGTCGTCTGA
- a CDS encoding phage holin family protein, giving the protein MGDGRWGGAERWRSAGRALGRVVAVWAVSTLTMLILAALLPAFALQSAEGDTFTRTALTAAAAAGAFGLLGALVWPLIVRALLLVPALVLGLLVFFLNGSLLLVALWLVPDGRGTADPETAVVVAAVMSAVASATSTGLAVRDDDAYRRRLYRLTGRTRPRVSDGSPEQAPGTVFLQLDGVGLHVLRGAVADGLMPTVASWLEAGHRLTPWRTDWSSQTGASQLGILHGSNEDVPAFRWYEKDTGRVMVSNRPASAVELQRRAVRRTGDGGLLTVDGASRGNLFSGGADQLALVLSMAARRGRRNRSRAGYFAYFSDPANAVRTAGSLVAECFREIFQSTGALLRRETPRVSRGGTYPFVRAFATVVERDVVVAAVMGDMLAGRTAVYADLVAYDEVAHHSGPHGRDTDQVLRRLDRSVALIATVAEHAPRPYRIVLLSDHGQSPGETFEGAYGLTLKELVRAGCGLPVPRRVRRIRRGRPGAGSGGGSEARDAARDALRLALHRPVDETGETAKELPARPSEPIVLASGNLGLVSFPDVPHRMTREEIDRRHPALLRALAHHPGIGFVLVASEEHGSVVLARDGVEVPVAELDDGGPLAVFGPGAARAVRRTDGFPHVADIMVNSMYDPATGTVHAFEEQIGSHGGLGGEQSHPFLLSPPELSPPVAAGEELVGAEQVHQVLRRWLRECSGPQVPLEISPPTGGSESLLPVDRPVAQDKNR; this is encoded by the coding sequence GTGGGTGACGGGCGATGGGGTGGCGCCGAGCGCTGGCGGTCCGCGGGCAGGGCACTGGGGCGGGTGGTCGCCGTCTGGGCGGTCTCCACGCTCACGATGCTGATCCTCGCCGCCCTGCTCCCCGCCTTCGCGCTGCAGTCCGCCGAAGGCGACACCTTCACGAGGACGGCGCTCACCGCGGCCGCGGCGGCCGGCGCGTTCGGTCTGCTCGGCGCGCTCGTGTGGCCGCTGATCGTGCGGGCCCTGCTGCTCGTCCCGGCCCTCGTGCTCGGTCTGCTCGTCTTCTTCCTCAACGGCTCGCTGCTGCTCGTCGCGCTCTGGCTGGTCCCCGACGGCCGCGGCACCGCCGACCCCGAGACCGCCGTCGTGGTCGCCGCCGTCATGTCGGCCGTCGCCTCGGCCACCTCCACCGGCCTCGCCGTCCGCGACGACGACGCCTACCGCCGCCGCCTCTACCGGCTCACCGGCCGCACCCGCCCCCGGGTCTCGGACGGCTCGCCCGAGCAGGCCCCGGGGACGGTCTTCCTCCAGCTCGACGGCGTCGGCCTGCACGTCCTGCGCGGCGCCGTCGCCGACGGGCTCATGCCGACCGTCGCGTCCTGGCTCGAGGCGGGCCACCGGCTCACGCCCTGGCGCACCGACTGGTCCAGCCAGACCGGCGCGAGCCAGCTCGGCATCCTGCACGGCTCGAACGAGGACGTGCCCGCCTTCCGCTGGTACGAGAAGGACACCGGCCGGGTGATGGTGTCGAACCGGCCCGCGAGCGCCGTGGAGCTCCAGCGCCGGGCGGTGCGCCGCACCGGTGACGGCGGCCTCCTCACCGTCGACGGCGCCTCGCGCGGCAACCTCTTCAGCGGCGGCGCCGACCAGCTCGCCCTCGTCCTGTCGATGGCCGCACGGCGCGGCCGGCGCAACCGCTCGCGGGCCGGCTACTTCGCGTACTTCTCCGACCCGGCCAACGCCGTCCGCACCGCCGGATCGCTGGTCGCCGAGTGCTTCCGTGAGATCTTCCAGTCGACCGGGGCGCTGCTGCGCCGCGAGACCCCGAGGGTCTCGCGCGGCGGCACGTACCCCTTCGTCCGCGCCTTCGCGACGGTCGTGGAGCGGGACGTCGTGGTCGCGGCCGTCATGGGCGACATGCTCGCCGGGCGGACCGCCGTCTACGCGGACCTCGTCGCCTACGACGAGGTGGCCCACCACTCGGGCCCGCACGGCCGGGACACCGACCAGGTCCTGCGGCGCCTCGACCGCTCGGTGGCGCTGATCGCCACCGTCGCCGAGCACGCCCCGCGCCCGTACCGGATCGTGCTCCTCTCCGACCACGGGCAGAGCCCGGGGGAGACCTTCGAGGGGGCGTACGGGCTGACGCTCAAGGAGCTGGTCAGGGCGGGGTGCGGCCTTCCGGTGCCCCGGCGGGTGCGCCGTATCCGCCGGGGGCGTCCCGGGGCGGGGTCCGGGGGCGGCTCGGAGGCGCGCGACGCGGCGCGGGACGCGCTGCGGCTCGCGCTGCACCGGCCCGTGGACGAGACCGGCGAGACGGCGAAGGAGCTGCCCGCCCGTCCCTCCGAGCCGATCGTCCTCGCCTCCGGAAACCTGGGTCTCGTCTCGTTCCCCGACGTGCCGCACCGGATGACGCGGGAGGAGATCGATCGCCGCCATCCGGCGCTGCTGCGCGCCCTCGCCCACCATCCGGGCATCGGTTTCGTGCTGGTGGCGAGCGAGGAGCACGGTTCGGTGGTGCTCGCCCGTGACGGGGTGGAGGTGCCGGTGGCCGAGCTCGACGACGGGGGGCCGCTCGCCGTCTTCGGGCCGGGCGCGGCGCGCGCGGTGCGGCGGACGGACGGCTTCCCGCACGTCGCGGACATCATGGTCAACTCGATGTACGACCCGGCGACCGGCACCGTGCACGCCTTCGAGGAGCAGATCGGCTCGCACGGCGGTCTCGGCGGCGAGCAGTCGCACCCCTTCCTGCTGTCCCCGCCGGAGTTGTCGCCGCCCGTGGCGGCGGGGGAGGAGCTGGTCGGCGCGGAGCAGGTGCACCAGGTGCTGCGGCGCTGGCTCCGGGAGTGCTCGGGTCCGCAGGTGCCGCTGGAGATTTCGCCGCCCACGGGCGGTTCGGAATCACTTCTTCCGGTTGACCGGCCGGTCGCACAGGACAAAAACCGCTGA
- a CDS encoding GNAT family N-acetyltransferase, whose product MVIREALPEDAAAVAAVQVLSWRAAYRGLVPDAYLAALDVEERTAVWRARLAAPDRPTVLVSTGPGGRVRAFSCFRAWPDETFAPGTTAELAALYALPEAWGTGVGRALLAASAEALVEAGFRAAALWVFEGNARGRRFYEAAGWRPDGEVVREETGGRELAELRYGRDLFA is encoded by the coding sequence ATGGTGATCCGTGAAGCCCTTCCCGAGGACGCGGCGGCTGTCGCCGCCGTGCAGGTGCTGTCCTGGCGGGCCGCCTACCGCGGCCTGGTCCCCGACGCGTATCTGGCGGCCCTGGACGTCGAGGAGCGCACCGCCGTGTGGCGGGCGCGGCTCGCGGCCCCGGACCGGCCCACGGTCCTGGTCTCGACGGGTCCCGGCGGGCGGGTGCGGGCCTTCTCCTGCTTCCGGGCCTGGCCCGACGAGACGTTCGCCCCGGGGACCACGGCCGAGCTCGCCGCCCTGTACGCCCTGCCGGAGGCGTGGGGCACGGGGGTGGGGAGGGCGCTCCTCGCGGCGTCCGCCGAGGCGCTCGTGGAGGCGGGGTTCCGCGCGGCCGCGCTGTGGGTCTTCGAGGGGAACGCACGGGGGCGCCGCTTCTACGAGGCGGCGGGCTGGCGGCCGGACGGCGAGGTCGTGCGGGAGGAGACGGGTGGCCGGGAGCTGGCCGAACTCCGCTACGGGCGCGACCTGTTCGCCTGA
- a CDS encoding MBL fold metallo-hydrolase — translation MPVEVTWWGHATCTVEDSGVRFLTDPLFARRLAHLRRRRGAVPPPEAAAAEAVLVSHLHSDHLHLPSLARIAPGTLLVVPRGAPAAVPGLRRLEANGVRLAEVEPGDTVTVEGVTVRAVPARHDGRRLPVGPHRAPALGYVVEGEARTYFAGDTGLFDGMAEAVGPVDVALLPVGGWGPYLGHGHLDAGRAAEALAALSPAAAVPVHYGTYWPIGLDGVRPHEFHAPGDEFVRHAARLAPKVTVHLLGHGERVRPEVAR, via the coding sequence ATGCCGGTGGAGGTCACCTGGTGGGGTCACGCGACCTGCACGGTCGAGGACTCCGGGGTCCGCTTCCTCACCGATCCGCTGTTCGCGCGGCGGCTCGCGCACCTGCGCCGTCGGCGCGGGGCCGTGCCGCCGCCGGAGGCCGCGGCCGCCGAGGCCGTCCTCGTCTCGCACCTGCACTCCGACCACCTGCACCTGCCCTCGCTTGCCCGGATCGCGCCCGGGACCCTGCTCGTCGTACCGCGCGGCGCCCCCGCCGCCGTACCGGGACTGCGCAGGCTCGAAGCGAACGGGGTGCGGCTCGCCGAGGTGGAGCCGGGCGACACGGTGACGGTGGAGGGCGTGACGGTACGGGCCGTGCCCGCGCGCCACGACGGACGGCGGCTGCCGGTCGGGCCGCACCGCGCTCCCGCGCTCGGGTACGTCGTCGAGGGCGAGGCGCGGACGTACTTCGCCGGGGACACCGGACTGTTCGACGGGATGGCCGAGGCGGTCGGGCCGGTGGACGTGGCGCTGCTGCCGGTCGGCGGCTGGGGGCCCTACCTCGGGCACGGGCACCTCGACGCGGGCCGGGCGGCCGAGGCGCTGGCCGCGCTGTCGCCGGCGGCGGCGGTGCCGGTGCACTACGGCACGTACTGGCCGATCGGGCTCGACGGGGTCCGCCCGCACGAGTTCCACGCGCCGGGGGACGAGTTCGTACGGCACGCGGCGCGGCTCGCGCCGAAGGTGACGGTGCACCTGCTCGGCCACGGCGAGCGGGTGCGGCCGGAGGTCGCCCGGTGA
- a CDS encoding methyltransferase domain-containing protein has protein sequence MTHASAPSAHPAAHETAVYTHGHHESVLRSHTWRTAANSAAYLLPSLTAGLDVLDVGCGPGTITADLAALVAPGRVTAVDAAEGVLANARAVAAERGLGNVEFAVADVHALDFPDDSFDVVHAHQVLQHVGDPVQALREMRRVCRPGGVVAARDSDYGAFTWFPERPALDGWLDLYHRVARANGGEPDAGRRLVSWARRAGFTEITTTAATWCFATPDERAWWSGLWADRTTGSDYAELAVSGGHATRAELTSIAEAWREWGAREDAWFMVPHGEILCRVS, from the coding sequence ATGACGCACGCCTCCGCCCCTTCCGCCCACCCGGCAGCCCATGAGACCGCCGTCTACACCCACGGCCACCACGAGTCGGTCCTGCGCTCGCACACCTGGCGGACCGCCGCCAACTCCGCGGCCTACCTGCTGCCCTCGCTGACCGCCGGACTGGACGTCCTGGACGTGGGATGCGGGCCCGGCACCATCACCGCCGACCTGGCGGCGCTGGTCGCGCCGGGCCGGGTGACGGCGGTCGACGCCGCCGAGGGCGTACTGGCGAACGCCCGCGCGGTCGCGGCCGAACGCGGCCTGGGCAACGTCGAGTTCGCGGTCGCCGACGTGCACGCCCTGGACTTCCCCGACGACTCCTTCGACGTCGTCCACGCCCATCAGGTGCTCCAGCACGTCGGCGACCCGGTGCAGGCCCTGCGCGAGATGCGACGGGTCTGCCGCCCCGGCGGCGTCGTCGCGGCCCGCGACAGCGACTACGGCGCCTTCACCTGGTTCCCCGAACGGCCCGCGCTGGACGGCTGGCTGGACCTGTACCACCGGGTCGCCCGCGCCAACGGCGGCGAACCGGACGCGGGCCGGCGCCTCGTCTCCTGGGCCCGCCGGGCCGGCTTCACCGAGATCACCACGACGGCCGCCACCTGGTGTTTCGCCACGCCCGACGAGCGGGCCTGGTGGAGCGGCCTGTGGGCGGACCGTACGACCGGCTCCGACTACGCCGAACTGGCCGTGTCCGGCGGCCACGCGACCCGCGCCGAACTGACGTCGATCGCGGAGGCCTGGCGCGAATGGGGTGCGCGGGAGGACGCCTGGTTCATGGTCCCGCACGGCGAGATCCTGTGCCGGGTGTCCTGA
- a CDS encoding amino acid permease, whose amino-acid sequence MSTATTTPQRDTEAATGTPAGRGHSRRFGLPVATALVMGNIIGGGIFLLPASVAPFGTISLLAFGVLTLGAIALALVFGRLAHRHPLTGGPYVYAREAFGDFAGFLTAWSYWITTWVSNAALAVAAVGYLDVLVPLHGSKPATIAAALLLQWLPALANLAGTRYVGAVQLVATVLKFVPLLLVAVGGLLSFDSANLGPFRATDGSALGAVSASAAILLFSYLGVESAAVSAGEVRDPRRNVGRATVLGTLGAALLYLLTTLSVFGTVPHERLVASDAPFTDSVNLMFGGTWGGTAVACMALVSMVGALNGWTLLSAQTPYAAARDGLFPKAFARKRRGVPTAGVLVTVVLASLLTVYNYTAGAEGVFETLVLVTTFTATVPYLLSSAAQFSFLLSGRSDRVHRPRLIRDTVLTLAAFGFSLWLVAGSGYAAVYQGVLFLFAGVLVYAGMSARRQRAGGDDRTTDTPEAPEVREARP is encoded by the coding sequence ATGAGCACGGCCACCACAACTCCACAGCGCGACACCGAAGCCGCCACGGGCACCCCCGCCGGCCGCGGGCACTCCCGCCGCTTCGGCCTCCCCGTCGCGACCGCCCTGGTCATGGGCAACATCATCGGCGGCGGCATCTTCCTGCTGCCCGCCTCCGTCGCCCCCTTCGGCACCATCAGCCTCCTCGCCTTCGGCGTCCTCACCCTCGGCGCGATCGCCCTCGCCCTCGTCTTCGGCCGCCTCGCCCACCGCCACCCGCTGACCGGCGGGCCCTACGTCTACGCCCGCGAGGCCTTCGGCGACTTCGCCGGATTCCTGACGGCATGGTCGTACTGGATCACCACCTGGGTCTCCAACGCCGCCCTCGCCGTCGCCGCCGTCGGCTACCTCGACGTGCTGGTCCCGCTCCACGGATCGAAGCCCGCGACCATCGCCGCCGCGCTCCTCCTCCAGTGGCTGCCCGCCCTCGCCAACCTCGCCGGCACCCGCTACGTCGGCGCCGTGCAGCTCGTCGCGACCGTGCTCAAGTTCGTCCCGCTGCTGCTCGTCGCCGTCGGCGGCCTGCTCTCCTTCGACAGCGCCAACCTCGGCCCCTTCCGCGCCACCGACGGGAGCGCCCTCGGCGCCGTCTCCGCCTCCGCCGCGATCCTGCTCTTCAGCTACCTCGGCGTCGAGTCGGCCGCCGTCAGCGCCGGCGAGGTCCGCGACCCGCGCCGCAACGTCGGCCGCGCCACCGTCCTCGGCACCCTCGGCGCCGCCCTGCTCTACCTCCTCACCACCCTGTCCGTCTTCGGCACCGTCCCGCACGAGCGGCTCGTCGCCTCCGACGCCCCCTTCACGGACTCCGTCAACCTCATGTTCGGCGGCACCTGGGGCGGCACGGCCGTCGCCTGCATGGCCCTCGTCTCGATGGTCGGCGCGCTCAACGGCTGGACGCTGCTCAGCGCCCAGACCCCGTACGCCGCCGCGCGCGACGGCCTCTTCCCGAAGGCCTTCGCCCGCAAGCGGCGCGGAGTCCCCACGGCCGGCGTCCTCGTGACCGTCGTCCTCGCCTCGCTCCTCACCGTCTACAACTACACGGCCGGCGCCGAGGGGGTCTTCGAGACCCTCGTCCTCGTCACCACCTTCACCGCCACCGTGCCGTATCTGCTCTCCTCCGCCGCGCAGTTCTCCTTCCTGCTCTCCGGGCGGTCCGACCGCGTCCACCGCCCCCGTCTGATCCGCGACACCGTCCTCACCCTCGCCGCCTTCGGCTTCTCCCTCTGGCTGGTCGCCGGTTCCGGCTACGCGGCGGTCTACCAGGGCGTGCTGTTCCTCTTCGCGGGCGTGCTCGTGTACGCGGGGATGTCCGCCCGCAGGCAGCGCGCCGGCGGTGACGACCGCACCACGGACACCCCGGAGGCCCCGGAGGTCCGGGAAGCCCGGCCGTAG